A genomic region of Glycine max cultivar Williams 82 chromosome 15, Glycine_max_v4.0, whole genome shotgun sequence contains the following coding sequences:
- the LOC100784099 gene encoding uncharacterized protein isoform X1 — protein MSRKGLMEQDLSKLDVTKLHPLSPEVISRQATINIGTIGHVAHGKSTVVKAISGVQTVRFKNELERNITIKLGYANAKIYKCEDERCPRPMCYKAYGSGKEDSPMCDVPGFENSKMKLLRHVSFVDCPGHDILMATMLNGAAIMDGALLLIAANESCPQPQTSEHLAAVEIMRLQHIIILQNKVDLIQENVAINQHEAISKFIQVSFFYKEISFTQVNSFSITYMIILPPFFVTYQGTVADGAPVVPISAQLKYNIDVVCEYIVKKIPIPERNFVSPPNMIVIRSFDVNKPGYEVDEIKGGVAGGSILRGVLKVNQFIEVRPGIVVKDESGNIRCTPIYSRIVSLYAEQNELQFAVPGGLIGVGTTMDPTLTRADRLVGQVLGEVGSLPEVFVELEVNFFLLRRLLGVRTKGSERQGKVSKLAKGEMLMLNIGSMSTGARVVAVKNDLAKLQLTSPVCTSKGEKIALSRRVEKHWRLIGWGQIQAGITLDVPPAPQLS, from the exons ATGTCACGGAAGGGTTTGATGGAACAAGACCTGAGTAAGTTGGATGTGACAAAGTTGCATCCACTTTCTCCAGAAGTCATATCTCGGCAGGCTACTATTAATATTG GCACTATAGGTCATGTGGCACATGGCAAGTCGACAGTTGTGAAAGCAATATCAGGAGTCCAG ACTGTGCGTTTCAAAAATGAGTTGGAGCGTAACATTACAATCAAGCTTGGCTATGCTAATGCAAAAATATACAAGTGTGAAGATGAACGGTGTCCAAGGCCTATGTGCTACAA GGCTTATGGAAGTGGAAAGGAAGATAGTCCTATGTGTGATGTGCCAggatttgaaaacagcaagatGAAATTGCTGAGACATGTTTCATTTGTGGATTGTCCG GGACATGATATTCTTATGGCTACAATGCTTAATGGAGCAGCAATCATGGATGGAGCTTTGCTACTCATTGCTGCCAATGAAAGCTGCCCACAACCACAAACCTCTGAGCATTTAGCTGCTGTGGAAATTATGCGTCTACAGCACATAATAATTCTTCAGAACAAGGTAGACTTGATTCAAGAAAATGTGGCTATCAATCAGCATGAGGCAATTTCAAAGTTTATAcaagtaagttttttttataaagagatTTCTTTTACACAAGTGAATTCCTTTTCAATAACTTACATGATAattctcccccctttttttgtgaCTTACCAGGGAACTGTTGCTGATGGTGCACCAGTAGTACCTATTtcagcacagttgaagtatAATATTGATGTTGTGTGTGAGTATATTGTGAAGAAGATCCCAATCCCTGAAAGGAACTTTGTTTCTCCTCCTAATATGATCGTTATTCGGTCATTTGATGTCAATAAACCTGGTTATGAGGTTGATGAAATAAAAGGAGGTGTAGCTGGTGGGAGCATTTTGAGG GGTGTTTTGAAGGTCAATCAATTCATTGAAGTTCGTCCTGGGATTGTTGTTAAAGATGAGAGTGGAAATATCAGATGCACGCCCATATACTCAAGAATAGTTTCATTGTATGCTGAACAAAATGAGCTTCAATTTGCTGTTCCTGGAGGCCTAATTGGTGTTGGGACAACAATGGATCCCACTTTGACACGTGCTGATAGGTTGGTAGGTCAAGTTTTGGGAGAGGTTGGATCACTACCTGAGGTTTTTGTTGAACTTGAG GTAAACTTTTTCCTGCTTCGGCGGCTCCTTGGTGTCCGAACAAAAGGGTCTGAGAGACAGGGAAAGGTATCCAAGCTGGCTAAAGGAGAGATGTTAATGTTGAACATTGGATCAATGTCGACGGGGGCTAGAGTAGTTGCTGTGAAGAATGACTTGGCGAAGTTGCAACTCACTTCCCCTGTGTGCACTAGCAAGGGCGAGAAGATTGCACTTAGTCGTCGTGTTGAGAAGCATTGGCGTCTTATTGGGTGGGGACAAATCCAAGCTGGAATCACTCTTGATGTCCCTCCCGCCCCCCAACTGAGTTGA
- the LOC100784629 gene encoding cysteine-rich and transmembrane domain-containing protein WIH1 isoform X2 yields the protein MHIHFHSFQSHIPLLLNPLFAQEKSYFIIIINMSRFNNQQESPVSYPPALYVSAPPPMGYPSKGDPTAVGYPQQRVPEETTSRGDGFWKGCCAALCCCWVLDCCF from the exons ATGCATATTCACTTCCATAGTTTCCAATCTCACATCCCCTTATTGTTAAACCCTTTGTTTGCACAAGAAAAGAGttacttcatcatcatcatcaacatgaGTCGCTTCAACAATCAGCAAGAATCCCCTG TATCATATCCTCCAGCACTGTATGTTAGTGCCCCACCACCTATGGGTTATCCTTCCAAAGGTGATCCTACAGCTGTAGGGTACCCCCAACAAAGAGTTCCAGAAGAAACCACAAGCAGGGGTGATGGATTTTGGAAGGGATG TTGTGCTGCTTTATGCTGCTGCTGGGTCCTGGATTGTTGCTTCTGA
- the LOC100784099 gene encoding uncharacterized protein LOC100784099, translating into MSRKGLMEQDLSKLDVTKLHPLSPEVISRQATINIGTIGHVAHGKSTVVKAISGVQTVRFKNELERNITIKLGYANAKIYKCEDERCPRPMCYKAYGSGKEDSPMCDVPGFENSKMKLLRHVSFVDCPGHDILMATMLNGAAIMDGALLLIAANESCPQPQTSEHLAAVEIMRLQHIIILQNKVDLIQENVAINQHEAISKFIQGTVADGAPVVPISAQLKYNIDVVCEYIVKKIPIPERNFVSPPNMIVIRSFDVNKPGYEVDEIKGGVAGGSILRGVLKVNQFIEVRPGIVVKDESGNIRCTPIYSRIVSLYAEQNELQFAVPGGLIGVGTTMDPTLTRADRLVGQVLGEVGSLPEVFVELEVNFFLLRRLLGVRTKGSERQGKVSKLAKGEMLMLNIGSMSTGARVVAVKNDLAKLQLTSPVCTSKGEKIALSRRVEKHWRLIGWGQIQAGITLDVPPAPQLS; encoded by the exons ATGTCACGGAAGGGTTTGATGGAACAAGACCTGAGTAAGTTGGATGTGACAAAGTTGCATCCACTTTCTCCAGAAGTCATATCTCGGCAGGCTACTATTAATATTG GCACTATAGGTCATGTGGCACATGGCAAGTCGACAGTTGTGAAAGCAATATCAGGAGTCCAG ACTGTGCGTTTCAAAAATGAGTTGGAGCGTAACATTACAATCAAGCTTGGCTATGCTAATGCAAAAATATACAAGTGTGAAGATGAACGGTGTCCAAGGCCTATGTGCTACAA GGCTTATGGAAGTGGAAAGGAAGATAGTCCTATGTGTGATGTGCCAggatttgaaaacagcaagatGAAATTGCTGAGACATGTTTCATTTGTGGATTGTCCG GGACATGATATTCTTATGGCTACAATGCTTAATGGAGCAGCAATCATGGATGGAGCTTTGCTACTCATTGCTGCCAATGAAAGCTGCCCACAACCACAAACCTCTGAGCATTTAGCTGCTGTGGAAATTATGCGTCTACAGCACATAATAATTCTTCAGAACAAGGTAGACTTGATTCAAGAAAATGTGGCTATCAATCAGCATGAGGCAATTTCAAAGTTTATAcaa GGAACTGTTGCTGATGGTGCACCAGTAGTACCTATTtcagcacagttgaagtatAATATTGATGTTGTGTGTGAGTATATTGTGAAGAAGATCCCAATCCCTGAAAGGAACTTTGTTTCTCCTCCTAATATGATCGTTATTCGGTCATTTGATGTCAATAAACCTGGTTATGAGGTTGATGAAATAAAAGGAGGTGTAGCTGGTGGGAGCATTTTGAGG GGTGTTTTGAAGGTCAATCAATTCATTGAAGTTCGTCCTGGGATTGTTGTTAAAGATGAGAGTGGAAATATCAGATGCACGCCCATATACTCAAGAATAGTTTCATTGTATGCTGAACAAAATGAGCTTCAATTTGCTGTTCCTGGAGGCCTAATTGGTGTTGGGACAACAATGGATCCCACTTTGACACGTGCTGATAGGTTGGTAGGTCAAGTTTTGGGAGAGGTTGGATCACTACCTGAGGTTTTTGTTGAACTTGAG GTAAACTTTTTCCTGCTTCGGCGGCTCCTTGGTGTCCGAACAAAAGGGTCTGAGAGACAGGGAAAGGTATCCAAGCTGGCTAAAGGAGAGATGTTAATGTTGAACATTGGATCAATGTCGACGGGGGCTAGAGTAGTTGCTGTGAAGAATGACTTGGCGAAGTTGCAACTCACTTCCCCTGTGTGCACTAGCAAGGGCGAGAAGATTGCACTTAGTCGTCGTGTTGAGAAGCATTGGCGTCTTATTGGGTGGGGACAAATCCAAGCTGGAATCACTCTTGATGTCCCTCCCGCCCCCCAACTGAGTTGA
- the LOC100784629 gene encoding cysteine-rich and transmembrane domain-containing protein WIH1 isoform X1 encodes MHIHFHSFQSHIPLLLNPLFAQEKSYFIIIINMSRFNNQQESPAVSYPPALYVSAPPPMGYPSKGDPTAVGYPQQRVPEETTSRGDGFWKGCCAALCCCWVLDCCF; translated from the exons ATGCATATTCACTTCCATAGTTTCCAATCTCACATCCCCTTATTGTTAAACCCTTTGTTTGCACAAGAAAAGAGttacttcatcatcatcatcaacatgaGTCGCTTCAACAATCAGCAAGAATCCCCTG CAGTATCATATCCTCCAGCACTGTATGTTAGTGCCCCACCACCTATGGGTTATCCTTCCAAAGGTGATCCTACAGCTGTAGGGTACCCCCAACAAAGAGTTCCAGAAGAAACCACAAGCAGGGGTGATGGATTTTGGAAGGGATG TTGTGCTGCTTTATGCTGCTGCTGGGTCCTGGATTGTTGCTTCTGA